A genomic region of uncultured Roseibium sp. contains the following coding sequences:
- a CDS encoding ABC transporter substrate-binding protein: MAQADKLTLYCSAQEDWCQLMARSFEDATGIDVNMTRKSSGETFAQIRAESSNPKGDVWWGGTGDPHLQAAEEGLTAEYVSPMRDQLHDWAISQAESAGNRTIGIYSGALGYGYNSDLLAANSLPEPACWKDLLKPEYKGHVQMANPNSSGTAYTTLASMVQIFGEDEGFDFMKGLHANINQYTKSGSAPIKAAGRGENTIGIVFMHDAVKQAVSGFPVKVVAPCEGTGYEIGSMSIIDGARNMDEAKKFYDWALSADAQNLALEVNAFQVPSNKGAQTSESAPDMSQIKLIDYDFKKYGSSDERKRLLQKWDEEVSTLPQ; this comes from the coding sequence ATGGCTCAGGCAGACAAGCTCACGCTCTATTGCAGCGCGCAGGAAGACTGGTGCCAATTGATGGCGCGCAGTTTCGAAGATGCGACCGGCATCGACGTCAACATGACCCGCAAATCATCGGGTGAAACATTCGCGCAGATTCGCGCCGAATCCTCCAATCCCAAGGGAGACGTCTGGTGGGGCGGCACCGGTGATCCGCATCTTCAGGCCGCAGAAGAAGGTCTTACGGCCGAATATGTTTCGCCGATGCGCGACCAGTTGCACGACTGGGCAATCAGCCAGGCTGAAAGTGCCGGAAATCGCACGATCGGCATTTATTCCGGCGCGCTCGGTTATGGCTACAACAGCGACCTTCTGGCCGCAAATAGTCTGCCCGAGCCGGCATGCTGGAAGGATTTGCTGAAACCCGAATACAAGGGACATGTCCAGATGGCGAACCCGAATTCCTCGGGCACGGCCTACACCACGCTGGCGTCAATGGTGCAGATCTTCGGCGAAGACGAAGGCTTCGATTTCATGAAGGGCCTGCACGCCAATATCAACCAGTACACCAAGTCCGGATCCGCGCCGATCAAGGCCGCCGGCCGGGGTGAAAACACGATCGGCATCGTCTTCATGCATGATGCGGTCAAGCAGGCGGTGTCCGGGTTCCCGGTCAAGGTTGTTGCGCCTTGCGAAGGCACCGGATACGAAATCGGATCGATGTCGATCATCGATGGCGCCCGTAACATGGACGAAGCCAAGAAATTCTACGATTGGGCACTGAGCGCCGATGCACAGAACCTTGCGCTCGAAGTCAATGCATTCCAGGTGCCGTCCAACAAGGGTGCGCAAACGTCCGAGAGCGCGCCGGACATGAGCCAGATCAAGCTGATCGACTATGACTTCAAGAAGTACGGGTCCTCGGACGAACGCAAGCGCCTGCTGCAGAAGTGGGATGAAGAGGTCTCGACGCTGCCGCAATAA
- a CDS encoding NUDIX hydrolase, with the protein MSNIAELVIPQTAALPLRWNSGKPRVLMITSRETRRWVIPKGWLMKGKKPWESARIEACEEAGALGRIHTKPLGTYHYVKTLPRGESCRCEVHVYPLVVERLKKNWRERDERSRRWFSAKKAAKLVSEPELSALLLELAGSRGANLIPGKLRQIS; encoded by the coding sequence ATGTCCAACATTGCCGAACTTGTCATTCCGCAGACAGCTGCGCTTCCGTTGCGTTGGAATTCCGGTAAACCCCGCGTCCTGATGATCACATCGCGCGAGACACGGCGGTGGGTCATTCCAAAAGGCTGGCTGATGAAAGGCAAAAAGCCCTGGGAATCCGCAAGGATCGAGGCCTGCGAGGAGGCAGGGGCTCTCGGCAGGATTCACACGAAACCACTCGGAACCTACCACTACGTAAAGACATTGCCGCGCGGCGAGAGCTGCCGGTGCGAGGTGCATGTCTATCCGCTGGTTGTCGAGAGACTGAAAAAGAACTGGAGGGAACGCGACGAACGATCGCGCCGATGGTTCTCGGCCAAGAAGGCCGCAAAACTGGTGTCGGAACCAGAACTCAGTGCCTTGCTGCTTGAACTTGCAGGCAGCCGAGGTGCGAACCTGATCCCAGGGAAGCTTCGGCAGATTTCCTAG
- a CDS encoding 2Fe-2S iron-sulfur cluster-binding protein has protein sequence MKLFSDKSRPAHLGPFPLERLARTSTLPDLEAVPAFPQMSFENSDPENIINAMSESQAMLDAIRDGIVNPAQADVPADPQERANHLKGFGYFSDASMIGTCALTSELMLTEPFRNPDIDRLAEKLRTTQTKTLASGIDMIMADLRDAMNAPPKGIDGHRHALVFAVQTLRAVRPGEPGEDWLEGAGAHRSALRAMEIAVVIAQYIRLLGFDARAHGQSSSDVDLNRLAVAAGLATAEAEGLANPYVGTGFSIAAVTTEFDIAHDRPLVPLAEQPRSVTHGLAWRFGYRTAKSARTLDPYQNRRFVDGPHPFENLKRVDTPTTYFDEERIARVPKRTDMFARSQFGDMGRKNQQAATNGYYARKSAPSMAQRRALGAFVLLQDGEPEPAIAATTSDPQRNADNLKAMSYFLGIDAAGMSRCPDWAWYSHDATGAPLDPPHDQAISMVVDQGFETMEGASGDDWIAVSQSMRAYLRFAILGSIVAKQIRNLGYRAKAHTVLDGEVLQPPLLLLSGLGEVSRIGEVILNPFLGPRLKSGAVTTTMPLAHDKPISFGLQAFCEACNKCARECPAGAITAGPKLMFNGYEIWKSDSQKCTTYRITNEGGAMCGRCMKTCPWNLEGIFAEAPFRWAAMHVPKAAPLLAKLDDMAGHGERNPVKKWWWDIELHEDGSYKAAKQPVNERGLQKDLDLKYEDQTLAVYPANLAPHPWPFPFPMDREKGIEAYQALITAQEYKARLERGETEGLAHEYTISGDAPVIRVEIVRAEQMTGGVTKYEFAALDGKPLPEWQAGAHLDIVVAPEFLRQYSLSGDPADRSRYQIAVLREDEGRGGSKLLHRIFTQGRKIFVSKPINHFPLAEGATKTFLMGGGIGVTPMIAMAHELHRKGADFELHYSCSRKADAGFLEDLAAFAWADRVQFYFSDQGTRADLDDVLSGYEKDSHVYACGPDRYMTSVMEAAERAGFTEDERHVEYFNVPDVPDYVNHPFTLKLARSGRELEIPAEKSATDVLTEYGIAIDIKCSDGICGVCKCGLVSGAVEHRDFVLSKKQREDAVILCQSRAAEEGGVVVVDL, from the coding sequence ATGAAGCTGTTTTCCGACAAGTCGCGCCCCGCACATCTGGGGCCGTTCCCGCTGGAGCGTCTTGCGCGGACTTCGACGCTGCCGGATCTGGAGGCCGTTCCGGCTTTCCCGCAGATGTCTTTCGAAAATTCCGATCCGGAGAACATCATCAATGCGATGAGCGAGTCGCAGGCGATGCTTGACGCGATCCGGGACGGCATCGTCAATCCGGCGCAAGCCGATGTTCCGGCAGACCCACAAGAGCGGGCGAACCACCTGAAGGGGTTCGGATATTTCTCCGATGCGTCCATGATCGGAACCTGTGCGCTTACGTCCGAACTGATGCTGACGGAGCCCTTCCGCAACCCGGATATCGACCGGCTTGCAGAAAAGCTTCGCACGACCCAGACCAAGACACTGGCCTCGGGTATCGACATGATCATGGCGGATCTGAGGGATGCCATGAACGCGCCACCCAAGGGTATAGACGGTCACCGGCATGCGCTGGTTTTCGCCGTGCAGACCCTGCGCGCTGTCCGGCCCGGGGAGCCTGGAGAGGACTGGCTGGAAGGCGCGGGTGCACATCGCTCTGCTCTCCGGGCGATGGAAATCGCCGTTGTCATCGCGCAATACATCCGTCTGCTCGGGTTCGACGCGCGCGCCCACGGGCAGTCCTCGTCGGATGTCGACCTCAACCGGCTGGCGGTTGCCGCCGGGCTCGCAACAGCCGAGGCAGAGGGACTGGCAAATCCCTATGTCGGGACCGGCTTTTCCATTGCCGCCGTCACGACGGAATTCGACATTGCCCATGACAGGCCGCTTGTGCCTCTTGCCGAACAGCCGCGCTCGGTCACCCACGGCCTTGCCTGGCGTTTCGGCTATAGGACGGCCAAGAGCGCGCGGACGCTAGATCCCTATCAGAACCGCCGTTTCGTCGATGGGCCGCATCCGTTCGAAAACCTGAAGCGGGTCGACACGCCCACCACCTATTTCGACGAGGAGCGGATCGCGCGGGTGCCCAAGCGCACCGACATGTTCGCCCGTTCCCAGTTCGGCGACATGGGCAGGAAGAACCAGCAGGCCGCCACCAACGGCTACTATGCACGCAAGTCCGCGCCGTCCATGGCGCAGCGGCGCGCGCTCGGGGCCTTCGTTCTTCTGCAGGACGGTGAACCGGAACCGGCGATTGCCGCCACGACGTCCGATCCGCAGCGCAATGCGGACAATCTCAAGGCCATGTCCTATTTCCTCGGTATCGATGCGGCCGGCATGTCGCGCTGCCCGGACTGGGCCTGGTATTCGCACGACGCCACCGGCGCGCCGCTCGACCCGCCGCATGACCAGGCGATCTCCATGGTGGTCGACCAGGGCTTCGAGACGATGGAAGGGGCCTCTGGTGACGACTGGATCGCCGTCTCCCAGTCAATGCGGGCCTATCTGCGCTTTGCCATCCTGGGCAGCATCGTCGCCAAACAGATCCGCAATCTCGGCTACAGGGCCAAGGCGCACACGGTGCTTGACGGCGAAGTGCTGCAGCCGCCGCTCCTGCTGCTTTCCGGTCTCGGGGAGGTCAGCCGCATCGGCGAGGTCATTCTCAACCCGTTTCTCGGTCCGCGCCTGAAATCCGGTGCTGTCACGACGACGATGCCGCTTGCCCATGACAAGCCGATTTCCTTCGGACTGCAGGCCTTCTGCGAGGCCTGCAACAAGTGCGCGCGCGAATGCCCGGCCGGGGCCATCACCGCCGGACCGAAGCTGATGTTCAACGGCTACGAGATCTGGAAGTCGGACAGCCAGAAATGCACGACCTACCGCATCACCAACGAGGGAGGCGCCATGTGCGGGCGCTGCATGAAGACTTGTCCCTGGAACCTGGAAGGGATCTTTGCCGAAGCACCCTTCCGCTGGGCGGCGATGCATGTGCCCAAGGCGGCTCCGCTGCTGGCGAAGCTCGATGACATGGCAGGCCACGGTGAGCGCAATCCCGTCAAGAAATGGTGGTGGGACATCGAGCTTCACGAAGACGGTTCCTACAAGGCGGCGAAACAGCCGGTCAACGAACGCGGCCTGCAGAAGGACCTTGATCTGAAATACGAGGATCAGACGCTTGCCGTTTACCCGGCGAACCTTGCCCCGCATCCCTGGCCGTTTCCCTTCCCCATGGACCGGGAAAAGGGTATCGAGGCCTATCAGGCGCTGATCACGGCGCAGGAATACAAGGCGCGGCTTGAGCGGGGCGAGACGGAGGGGCTCGCCCATGAATACACCATCTCCGGTGATGCCCCCGTCATCCGGGTGGAGATCGTCAGGGCCGAGCAGATGACAGGCGGCGTCACCAAGTACGAATTCGCCGCGCTGGACGGAAAACCGCTGCCCGAGTGGCAGGCGGGTGCCCATCTCGACATCGTGGTCGCGCCGGAATTCCTGCGCCAGTATTCGCTCTCCGGGGACCCGGCCGACCGCAGCCGCTACCAGATCGCGGTGTTGCGCGAAGACGAGGGCCGGGGGGGCTCGAAGCTGCTCCACCGGATTTTCACGCAAGGGCGCAAGATCTTCGTTTCAAAACCGATCAACCATTTCCCGCTTGCCGAAGGGGCAACCAAAACCTTCCTGATGGGCGGCGGTATCGGCGTCACGCCGATGATCGCGATGGCGCATGAGCTTCACAGGAAAGGCGCTGATTTCGAGCTGCATTATTCCTGCAGCCGCAAGGCCGATGCCGGGTTCCTGGAAGACCTGGCGGCGTTTGCGTGGGCCGACCGTGTGCAATTCTATTTCAGCGATCAGGGCACCCGTGCCGACCTCGATGATGTTCTGAGCGGGTACGAAAAAGACAGCCATGTCTATGCCTGCGGCCCGGACCGCTACATGACTTCCGTGATGGAGGCGGCGGAGCGCGCCGGTTTCACCGAGGACGAGCGCCATGTCGAATATTTCAACGTGCCGGACGTGCCGGACTACGTGAACCACCCCTTCACGCTGAAGCTGGCCCGCTCGGGCCGGGAACTGGAGATACCGGCGGAGAAATCCGCCACCGACGTCCTCACCGAATACGGCATTGCCATCGACATCAAATGCTCCGACGGCATTTGCGGCGTCTGTAAATGCGGCCTTGTCTCCGGCGCGGTGGAACACCGGGACTTCGTGCTGTCGAAGAAGCAACGCGAAGACGCGGTCATCCTGTGCCAATCGCGCGCGGCGGAAGAAGGCGGTGTGGTGGTGGTGGACCTTTAG
- a CDS encoding MarR family transcriptional regulator — MAEGYRLHNRIGFKVTRLARIMEARLEKGLSRHGITRLMWCVLCGVGLENVKTPSTLAEYIGIARPAVSRLLKTMEERGLVERTSPDDDRRYTELALTALGREKLASCHVLVRELNDHFAGKIDQRLYENFMETIDALTEGEKVQLMRL; from the coding sequence ATGGCAGAGGGCTACCGGCTGCATAACCGGATCGGGTTCAAGGTGACACGGCTTGCCCGGATCATGGAGGCGCGCCTGGAAAAGGGGCTTTCCAGGCATGGCATCACGCGGCTGATGTGGTGTGTCCTGTGCGGCGTCGGACTGGAGAACGTCAAGACACCGTCGACCCTCGCGGAGTATATAGGCATCGCCCGCCCGGCGGTTTCCCGTCTTCTGAAAACCATGGAAGAGAGGGGCCTTGTCGAGCGCACCTCTCCCGATGACGACAGGCGTTACACGGAGCTGGCTCTCACTGCGCTCGGCCGCGAAAAGCTGGCATCCTGCCACGTGCTCGTGCGCGAACTCAACGATCACTTTGCCGGCAAAATCGACCAGCGACTCTATGAGAACTTCATGGAAACGATCGACGCGCTGACCGAGGGCGAAAAGGTTCAACTGATGCGCCTTTGA
- a CDS encoding TRAP transporter substrate-binding protein translates to MKIQGLRTKLSAVLACAAVVLVTQPLMADELKIAHFMPSMHPMDRGVMSPLAEEMAEATNGEITMRIYPSGELGKGPVQQYKRVVTGVADIVFGIPEYTPAQFTKTGLVHIPGLFANGTDATNALWDNIGLIEDEFAKAKLLGLWANNPSVLITREKPVRTVADMEGMKIRTPNPVMAALVEGWGGIPVSMPVPDVYNAMNTGVIDAVMIGPSGIRSYKLNETGKFVTTNIPSAVDSFYLLMNRSSWDSLSAENQEKLTGLTGRGLSLRGAKAFFEAGQAGLELASGSGLELIEITPEAEAEFRDNMAPSLAKVIDEKGKQSGSDAHAIVKAFGGR, encoded by the coding sequence ATGAAAATTCAAGGTCTGCGGACGAAACTGTCGGCCGTTTTGGCGTGCGCCGCCGTCGTGCTCGTGACGCAGCCGTTGATGGCGGACGAACTGAAGATAGCCCATTTCATGCCGTCCATGCATCCGATGGACCGGGGCGTCATGTCGCCCCTGGCAGAGGAGATGGCCGAGGCGACCAACGGCGAAATCACCATGCGGATCTACCCGTCCGGCGAGCTCGGCAAGGGCCCGGTCCAGCAATACAAGCGGGTCGTCACCGGCGTCGCCGATATCGTCTTCGGCATCCCGGAATATACGCCCGCGCAGTTCACCAAGACCGGGCTGGTGCATATTCCCGGACTGTTCGCAAACGGCACCGACGCAACCAACGCCCTTTGGGACAATATCGGATTGATCGAGGATGAATTCGCGAAGGCGAAACTCCTCGGGCTGTGGGCCAACAATCCGTCCGTGCTGATCACACGCGAAAAGCCGGTTCGCACCGTGGCGGACATGGAAGGCATGAAGATCAGGACGCCAAATCCCGTCATGGCTGCGCTCGTTGAAGGCTGGGGCGGCATCCCGGTGTCGATGCCGGTTCCCGATGTCTACAACGCCATGAACACCGGGGTCATCGACGCGGTCATGATTGGTCCGTCCGGTATCCGGTCCTACAAGCTCAACGAAACCGGCAAGTTTGTCACCACGAACATCCCCTCCGCAGTCGACAGCTTCTATCTCCTGATGAACCGGTCGAGCTGGGACAGTCTCTCCGCTGAGAACCAGGAAAAGCTCACCGGGTTGACGGGCCGCGGGCTCAGCCTGCGCGGTGCGAAGGCCTTTTTCGAGGCCGGTCAGGCCGGGCTCGAACTTGCCTCCGGCAGCGGCCTTGAACTCATTGAAATCACACCGGAGGCCGAAGCCGAATTCCGGGATAATATGGCGCCGTCACTGGCCAAGGTCATCGATGAAAAGGGCAAGCAGTCCGGAAGCGACGCCCATGCAATCGTCAAAGCGTTCGGTGGCCGCTAG
- a CDS encoding TRAP transporter small permease, translated as MSSSVPEDTGPRLTGWRRRVEIPFVICGAVLVFGLMGLSVADAFLRSLINSPIFGANDYAQIILSFVVAVSFPLCVLSGRLIAIDTLLRFFPARLQVFLDWASSLLGIAMLAYLAWRAFFNALEAASFGETTLLLQLPFAPSYYAVALGCGLSAVVLLLERLAK; from the coding sequence GTGTCTTCATCTGTCCCCGAGGACACCGGTCCGCGCTTGACGGGCTGGCGCAGGCGGGTCGAGATCCCGTTTGTGATTTGCGGCGCGGTGCTCGTGTTTGGGCTGATGGGGCTTTCCGTCGCCGATGCCTTTCTGCGTTCGCTGATCAACAGCCCGATCTTCGGCGCGAACGACTATGCCCAGATCATCCTGTCCTTCGTCGTTGCGGTCAGCTTTCCGCTCTGCGTGCTGTCCGGCCGCCTGATCGCGATCGACACGCTGTTGCGTTTCTTTCCGGCCAGGCTGCAGGTCTTTCTCGACTGGGCTTCGTCGCTGCTTGGCATTGCCATGCTCGCCTATCTTGCCTGGCGCGCCTTCTTCAATGCTCTGGAGGCGGCGTCCTTCGGTGAAACAACCCTGCTGCTGCAGCTTCCGTTCGCCCCTTCCTACTATGCGGTCGCCCTGGGCTGTGGTCTGTCCGCTGTGGTTCTGCTTCTGGAAAGACTGGCGAAATGA
- a CDS encoding TRAP transporter large permease yields MSPEICGALGFLALFVLLALGTPVAIALLVVGFSGTVVLSGFTPAAFTLSGQVFATVTVYELTIIPLFILMGNLASTAGLSRDLFEAAHKTIGHLKGGLAAATIMGCAGFAALSGSSIASAVTMGKVAYPEMRRFNYGARLATGSIAAGGTLGILIPPSTGFVIYAILTEQSIGRLFMAGVLPGLVLTSMFLLAIALVTLMRPEEGPRGPRFGLREKLVSLFRATGIGVIILITIGGIYTGFFTPVEAAGAGAFFAFIMLILRRRCTFPALYQISAETLKTTGMAFFILIGANVFAPFVALSHLPATIADGMTGLALGTYGTLFLILLGYVILGMFIEGLSLLVITLPIVFPLVTGLGFDPIWLGVVMVIVLEMGLISPPVGVNVFIVKSVVPDVPIETIFAGIMPFWLAMIATLALIVAFPDLALLIPNAMFD; encoded by the coding sequence ATGAGCCCTGAAATCTGCGGTGCACTCGGTTTCCTGGCCCTGTTCGTGTTGCTGGCCCTCGGCACGCCGGTCGCCATTGCCCTGCTCGTGGTCGGGTTTTCAGGAACGGTCGTGTTGTCGGGTTTCACCCCTGCGGCCTTCACCTTGAGCGGGCAGGTCTTCGCTACGGTGACGGTCTACGAGCTGACCATCATCCCGCTCTTCATCCTGATGGGTAATCTTGCTTCCACCGCCGGATTGAGCCGCGACCTGTTCGAGGCCGCCCACAAGACAATCGGACATCTGAAAGGCGGACTCGCGGCGGCAACGATCATGGGCTGCGCGGGCTTTGCCGCCCTGTCGGGTTCGTCCATCGCATCGGCGGTCACGATGGGCAAGGTGGCTTATCCGGAAATGCGCCGGTTCAACTACGGTGCGAGGCTCGCGACAGGGTCGATCGCGGCCGGCGGCACGCTCGGGATACTCATTCCGCCATCGACCGGGTTTGTGATCTACGCGATCCTGACGGAACAGTCGATCGGCCGTCTTTTCATGGCGGGGGTCCTGCCCGGCCTCGTGCTGACCTCCATGTTCCTGCTGGCAATTGCGCTCGTAACGCTGATGCGGCCGGAGGAAGGGCCTCGCGGGCCTCGTTTCGGCCTGCGCGAGAAACTGGTCAGCCTGTTCCGCGCCACCGGGATCGGCGTGATCATCCTGATCACCATCGGCGGCATCTATACCGGTTTCTTCACGCCGGTCGAAGCGGCCGGCGCCGGCGCTTTCTTTGCCTTCATCATGCTGATCCTGAGGCGCAGATGCACCTTCCCGGCGCTCTATCAGATCAGTGCCGAGACGCTGAAAACGACGGGAATGGCTTTTTTTATTCTCATCGGGGCGAATGTGTTTGCACCTTTCGTCGCGCTGTCCCACCTGCCGGCAACGATCGCCGACGGCATGACGGGGCTTGCGCTCGGCACCTACGGGACCCTGTTCCTGATCCTGCTCGGCTACGTCATTCTGGGCATGTTCATCGAAGGTCTCTCCTTGCTGGTCATCACCCTGCCCATCGTCTTTCCCCTCGTGACCGGCCTCGGCTTCGATCCCATCTGGCTGGGCGTCGTCATGGTGATCGTTCTGGAGATGGGGCTGATATCGCCGCCGGTCGGCGTGAATGTCTTCATTGTCAAAAGCGTGGTTCCGGACGTTCCGATCGAGACCATCTTCGCGGGCATCATGCCGTTCTGGCTGGCCATGATCGCGACGCTCGCGCTCATCGTTGCCTTTCCGGACCTGGCTCTGCTGATCCCGAACGCGATGTTCGACTGA
- a CDS encoding transglutaminase-like cysteine peptidase → MRYGSGLRRGLAVWLFFSLVSAAGAQASELKRLADISRVLSHSGHGAHANVQPVPLAASLARLDFNRRSDTTLARRWGMSRPRLEAEADWLASCSRGACRDTRVEPWMTAVALIRAVPRISRPARVQALLSRRIHYVSDRAIDDHWANPLATLLGRAGDCEDHALLKRALLMAAGYGDAEVPLLVLETAEGQGHMALLVAQPDHALILDNRFRTPLRLGSLGNDRIVAVASGAGYFVAR, encoded by the coding sequence ATGCGGTATGGTTCCGGGCTCCGGAGGGGGCTCGCAGTCTGGTTATTCTTCTCTCTGGTGTCTGCAGCCGGAGCGCAAGCCTCCGAGCTGAAGCGTCTGGCCGACATCTCCCGGGTCCTCTCACACAGCGGACACGGTGCGCACGCAAATGTGCAGCCGGTGCCTCTGGCGGCAAGCCTTGCCAGGCTTGATTTCAATCGCCGGTCCGATACGACGCTTGCGCGGCGCTGGGGCATGTCAAGGCCGAGACTGGAAGCCGAAGCGGACTGGCTTGCCTCCTGTTCACGCGGGGCCTGCCGGGACACACGGGTCGAACCCTGGATGACGGCCGTTGCCCTCATCAGGGCTGTTCCCCGGATATCCCGTCCGGCACGTGTCCAGGCACTCCTGTCCCGCCGTATCCACTATGTCAGCGACCGGGCCATCGACGACCACTGGGCCAATCCCCTTGCAACGTTGCTCGGCCGGGCAGGCGATTGTGAAGACCACGCGCTTTTGAAGCGCGCCTTGCTAATGGCTGCCGGGTACGGCGACGCGGAGGTGCCGCTTCTCGTTCTGGAGACGGCGGAGGGCCAGGGCCACATGGCGCTGCTGGTCGCCCAACCGGATCATGCGCTCATCCTCGACAACCGCTTCCGGACCCCGTTGCGGCTTGGTTCACTGGGCAATGACAGGATTGTCGCGGTCGCATCAGGTGCGGGCTATTTCGTCGCCAGATAG
- a CDS encoding HlyD family type I secretion periplasmic adaptor subunit translates to MPQVEETFANDVREALVRRTNTGVWGLLFAVLLLLGALIAWAYFAEIEEVTTGDGRVIPSSQIQVVESLEGGLVAEIFVKEGDVVDAGEPLVRIDDTDFAANLGELQKQRSALFIRARRLEAEAQGTRLDMTGSGFDQLAAAREMALFNARATALKQELSVIEQQLSQRRLEKVELETRLKSLLLSAELLNEELLSARNLSAAGAYPKMDLLRLEREAQGGTLEVELVNASIPRSEAAITEAAARLESAVLGFRARAHEDLTRTLNELTILDETIKSAQDKVRRTVLRAPVRGIINKFSVATIGAVVSPGESLSEIVPLDDSLLIEAQIRPQDVAFLFPGQPARVRVTAYDFTVYGDLPGVVERIGADTITNEEGTTFYRVILRTERNWLGSESKRLPIIPGMVVSASILTGNKTVLDYLLKPIIKARSEALRER, encoded by the coding sequence ATGCCCCAGGTTGAGGAAACCTTCGCGAACGATGTGCGCGAGGCTCTGGTCCGCCGGACCAACACCGGCGTCTGGGGGCTCCTGTTCGCGGTGCTTCTGTTGCTCGGCGCTCTCATTGCATGGGCCTATTTTGCGGAAATAGAAGAAGTCACGACAGGCGACGGCCGCGTCATCCCGTCCAGCCAGATCCAGGTGGTGGAATCGCTTGAAGGGGGGCTGGTCGCGGAGATCTTCGTCAAGGAGGGTGATGTCGTCGACGCGGGCGAACCGCTGGTCCGGATCGACGATACCGATTTCGCCGCCAATCTCGGTGAATTGCAGAAGCAGCGCAGCGCGCTGTTCATCCGCGCCCGCAGGCTGGAGGCCGAAGCACAGGGAACGCGGCTTGATATGACAGGCAGTGGTTTCGATCAACTGGCTGCCGCCCGCGAGATGGCGCTCTTCAATGCACGCGCGACCGCACTGAAGCAGGAGCTCTCGGTCATCGAGCAGCAGCTTTCCCAGCGCCGTCTTGAAAAGGTGGAACTGGAAACGCGGCTCAAGAGCCTCCTGCTTTCCGCCGAGCTCCTGAACGAGGAACTCTTGAGCGCGCGGAACCTGTCGGCTGCAGGTGCCTATCCGAAGATGGACCTGCTTCGCCTGGAACGGGAAGCGCAGGGCGGTACGCTTGAAGTCGAGCTTGTGAATGCCTCCATTCCGCGCTCGGAGGCAGCCATCACCGAAGCGGCTGCGCGCCTTGAAAGTGCCGTGCTCGGATTCCGGGCACGGGCCCACGAGGATCTGACCAGGACGCTCAACGAGCTGACGATCCTCGATGAAACGATCAAGTCCGCGCAAGACAAGGTCCGCCGCACCGTGCTTCGGGCGCCGGTGCGCGGGATCATCAACAAGTTCTCCGTTGCGACCATCGGGGCAGTCGTTTCGCCCGGGGAGAGCCTTTCTGAAATCGTGCCACTGGACGACAGCCTGCTGATCGAGGCGCAGATCCGGCCGCAGGACGTTGCCTTCCTGTTTCCCGGGCAGCCGGCCAGGGTCCGGGTCACCGCCTATGACTTCACTGTCTATGGCGACCTTCCCGGCGTCGTTGAACGCATCGGTGCAGACACGATCACCAACGAAGAGGGAACAACCTTTTACCGGGTGATCCTGAGGACCGAGCGCAACTGGCTCGGCTCGGAAAGCAAACGTTTACCAATTATCCCGGGAATGGTCGTGAGCGCATCGATCTTAACCGGGAATAAAACCGTTCTCGACTACCTGTTGAAGCCGATCATCAAGGCACGTTCGGAAGCTTTACGGGAACGATAA